One stretch of Rhodohalobacter mucosus DNA includes these proteins:
- a CDS encoding type I restriction enzyme HsdR N-terminal domain-containing protein has protein sequence MKSVVTPHFPRIVFEKNEKLLYNPVLKKRFVNRPEERVRLRWVEYILNQTDHLKSRIGFELPVALPQKENQLRADLILYTRDMKPLALIECKAPSVRLSQSVAEQAARYNTAVGAPYICLTNGITDFWFKTDSEKQHSSESPLNEIASPDELNILRDSAWWASRGFLSDESATPLNKRLVEIMNYAMSLDEELDIRYLNFKDSPLPYGLNHYFALLRMDAEYKLAITIMGKEGEDPILAAILNRAGKNEGLLIINLTKCSMQEADSGHLLVAGDESVFPAHNKLPIFTHRFNPSIVDNLPAFLMRFF, from the coding sequence ATGAAAAGTGTCGTAACTCCCCATTTTCCCCGCATCGTCTTCGAGAAGAATGAAAAACTTCTCTACAACCCTGTCCTCAAGAAACGATTTGTCAACCGTCCCGAGGAGCGCGTGCGCCTGCGCTGGGTTGAATATATTCTCAACCAGACTGATCATCTTAAATCGCGTATAGGCTTTGAACTTCCTGTTGCGCTCCCGCAAAAAGAGAATCAGCTTCGCGCCGATCTTATTCTGTATACTCGTGACATGAAACCTCTGGCCCTGATTGAGTGCAAGGCTCCCTCTGTACGCCTGTCGCAGTCGGTGGCTGAACAGGCAGCCCGTTACAATACGGCCGTCGGAGCGCCCTATATCTGCCTGACCAACGGCATTACCGACTTTTGGTTCAAAACAGACAGTGAAAAGCAGCATTCATCCGAATCGCCTCTGAACGAAATCGCATCACCAGACGAATTGAACATTCTGCGCGACAGTGCATGGTGGGCATCCCGTGGTTTTCTGTCCGATGAATCCGCCACACCGCTTAACAAGCGTTTGGTTGAGATTATGAATTATGCCATGTCCCTGGATGAAGAGCTAGATATTCGATATCTCAATTTTAAAGATTCACCCCTGCCCTACGGTTTGAATCACTACTTTGCCCTTTTAAGAATGGACGCCGAATACAAGCTGGCCATTACAATCATGGGGAAAGAGGGAGAAGACCCCATTCTTGCAGCGATACTGAACCGCGCGGGGAAAAATGAGGGACTGCTGATCATCAACCTTACAAAATGTTCGATGCAAGAGGCTGACTCAGGCCATCTGCTTGTGGCAGGTGATGAGAGTGTTTTTCCGGCCCACAACAAGCTTCCGATATTTACACATCGCTTCAATCCCAGCATTGTTGATAACCTTCCGGCTTTTCTGATGCGGTTTTTTTGA
- a CDS encoding ABC transporter ATP-binding protein, with amino-acid sequence MIYVNNLKKAFGSQQVLKGLNLTIPEGQSTGIVGPNGAGKTTLIKTMLGLVKADSGDITINNIRLNGNYEYRRNIGYMPQQARYPEQMAVNDLFGLMQHLRGEDPVYLDELIEEFDLNKELQKSLRALSGGNRQKVGAAIAMMFNPSILFFDEPTAGLDPRSSYIFKERIQKEKESGKTVLITSHIMSELEQLVDHVVFILEGEIKYYGRIDDLLKENRQERLEGAIAKLMEEPGS; translated from the coding sequence ATGATTTACGTAAATAACTTAAAAAAAGCTTTCGGCTCTCAACAGGTTTTGAAAGGGCTGAATCTGACCATACCTGAAGGCCAGTCTACAGGCATTGTTGGCCCAAACGGAGCCGGAAAAACAACGCTGATTAAAACAATGCTGGGACTGGTAAAGGCCGATTCCGGGGATATTACCATAAACAATATCCGGTTGAACGGAAATTATGAATACCGAAGGAATATCGGGTACATGCCCCAGCAAGCACGATATCCGGAACAAATGGCAGTAAACGATCTTTTCGGTCTCATGCAGCACCTGAGGGGCGAAGACCCGGTATATTTGGATGAACTGATTGAAGAGTTCGACCTGAATAAAGAACTTCAGAAATCCTTGAGGGCGCTCTCAGGAGGCAACAGGCAAAAAGTGGGTGCCGCGATTGCCATGATGTTTAATCCTTCCATTCTGTTTTTTGATGAGCCCACGGCAGGCTTGGATCCTCGATCCAGCTACATTTTTAAAGAACGGATTCAGAAAGAGAAAGAGTCGGGTAAAACCGTGCTGATTACATCTCATATCATGAGTGAGCTGGAGCAGCTTGTAGATCATGTGGTGTTCATTCTGGAGGGTGAAATTAAATATTACGGCCGAATTGATGATCTGCTGAAAGAAAATCGTCAGGAGCGGCTGGAAGGAGCTATTGCAAAACTGATGGAGGAACCCGGTTCATGA
- a CDS encoding aminopeptidase P family protein, with the protein MSAATHREKLLSLFDDNQDGVIFLKGADVMYRYGTDYEFPFRQESNFWYLAGVNEPEYQMVLDLKTGEFHLFHPKRDAQFAVWHGRVKTEDQIRDLYSPDHLHELNDLLKVLKALKPSLIYCLNEEQAEFIEDVDHGFTVETETLQDAITYCRCIKTDEELELMREAARINNIAHLEVMKAIKPGMYEYEAKAIFDYHQLKNGLLQPAYNGIHAGGTNSAILHYVENNHQIHDGELYLIDAGYEKEGYASDVTRTYPVNGTFTGDQAAIYQVVLDALNKSIERTRPGVKMEDLHMGACRIILQGLKDAGVVKGDLDEMMEKNIFALFFPHGLGHFLGLDTHDVGGYPKGVERIDRPGIRFLRVRRELMPGMVITIEPGIYFIPALLKPALENSEQSKFLNAERIQKLFGFGGVRIEDNLVITEDGNENLTDVPKEIKEIEAMMKS; encoded by the coding sequence ATGTCTGCAGCCACTCACCGTGAAAAATTACTCTCACTTTTTGACGACAACCAGGACGGCGTCATTTTTTTGAAAGGTGCCGATGTAATGTACAGGTACGGAACCGACTACGAATTTCCATTCCGGCAGGAGAGTAATTTTTGGTACCTCGCCGGAGTGAATGAGCCAGAATATCAAATGGTGCTTGATCTTAAAACCGGTGAATTTCATCTCTTCCACCCGAAGCGTGATGCTCAGTTTGCAGTATGGCATGGCCGCGTGAAGACTGAAGATCAGATTCGCGATCTCTACTCACCGGATCATCTTCACGAACTGAATGATCTTCTGAAAGTATTGAAGGCCCTGAAGCCTTCGCTGATTTACTGCCTGAATGAAGAACAAGCCGAATTTATTGAGGATGTGGACCACGGTTTTACCGTGGAAACCGAAACACTCCAGGATGCCATCACCTATTGCCGGTGCATTAAAACGGACGAAGAACTGGAGCTGATGAGGGAAGCAGCCCGCATCAACAATATTGCTCATCTGGAGGTAATGAAAGCCATCAAGCCGGGAATGTACGAATATGAGGCCAAAGCCATTTTCGACTATCACCAGTTAAAAAACGGATTGCTTCAGCCGGCCTACAATGGCATTCACGCAGGTGGAACCAACAGCGCCATTCTGCACTATGTGGAGAACAATCATCAGATACACGATGGTGAGCTCTACCTGATTGATGCAGGATATGAAAAAGAGGGCTACGCTTCGGATGTAACCCGCACCTATCCGGTAAACGGCACTTTTACGGGCGATCAAGCCGCTATTTACCAGGTTGTGCTTGATGCACTCAACAAAAGTATCGAACGGACCCGCCCCGGCGTGAAAATGGAAGACCTGCATATGGGCGCCTGCCGCATCATTTTACAGGGGCTGAAAGATGCAGGAGTGGTTAAAGGCGATCTGGATGAGATGATGGAAAAGAATATTTTCGCACTCTTCTTTCCCCACGGACTGGGTCACTTTCTGGGCCTCGACACGCACGACGTAGGCGGATATCCGAAGGGCGTTGAGCGCATCGACAGGCCCGGTATCCGATTCCTGCGTGTGCGCCGTGAACTCATGCCCGGCATGGTGATCACCATCGAACCCGGCATCTATTTTATTCCCGCTCTGCTTAAACCCGCACTTGAAAACAGCGAACAGTCAAAGTTTCTGAATGCAGAGCGAATTCAGAAACTATTCGGTTTCGGAGGCGTACGCATTGAAGATAACCTTGTGATTACCGAAGATGGAAACGAAAACCTGACGGACGTACCCAAAGAGATTAAGGAAATCGAAGCCATGATGAAATCCTAA
- a CDS encoding tetratricopeptide repeat protein produces the protein MITRYLFRITLLAVLISAISIGRACSQQSGPLNTSLEKAGELFRTGNEEEGLQLYQNILEEHPQNLEALWNTAVIYARMGYRQAGEADQKEYYDKSLEAAQKALRYHPESGYAHYAMAVAKGRMTEVLDTGERIETSNEIKDHLQQATDKLPRFAPVWHLYGVWHSDVANVSGLGRAAAGLFGEGLPDASNEKAEAFLKRAISLNSDNILFRMDLAKHYLKTDRGNDAKEVLNELLSLEPQMKGDEKLLEEAEEMLRNLS, from the coding sequence ATGATTACCCGGTATTTATTTCGAATAACACTTCTCGCCGTTCTTATTAGTGCTATATCGATCGGCCGGGCCTGCTCACAGCAATCGGGACCGCTGAACACCTCTCTTGAAAAAGCGGGTGAACTATTCAGGACAGGCAATGAGGAGGAGGGTCTGCAACTCTATCAGAACATACTGGAAGAGCACCCTCAAAATCTTGAAGCACTCTGGAATACTGCGGTGATCTATGCAAGGATGGGATACCGTCAGGCCGGTGAAGCGGACCAAAAAGAGTATTATGACAAATCCCTGGAAGCTGCACAAAAAGCCCTGAGGTATCATCCTGAATCCGGATATGCACACTATGCCATGGCGGTTGCAAAAGGCCGGATGACCGAGGTTCTCGATACGGGTGAAAGAATTGAGACATCGAATGAAATTAAAGATCATTTGCAGCAGGCAACGGACAAGCTGCCCCGGTTTGCTCCCGTCTGGCACCTCTATGGGGTATGGCACTCTGATGTTGCCAATGTAAGCGGCCTTGGAAGAGCGGCTGCCGGCCTTTTTGGCGAAGGGTTGCCCGATGCCAGCAATGAGAAGGCGGAGGCGTTCCTGAAACGGGCTATATCACTTAACAGTGATAATATTCTCTTCCGTATGGACCTCGCCAAACACTACCTGAAAACAGACCGCGGTAACGATGCAAAAGAGGTGCTTAACGAACTTCTCAGCCTTGAACCGCAAATGAAGGGTGACGAAAAGCTGCTCGAAGAGGCGGAGGAGATGCTTCGAAACCTTTCATAG
- a CDS encoding RrF2 family transcriptional regulator, with translation MLLSKSCVYGLRASLYLASKDEDEFTPIKIMSEKLEISFHFLTKILQQLTADGLLESFKGPKGGVKLTKPGSKIALIDVVLAIDGPRLLTECVLGLPGCGLKNPCPLHDKWAVTRDSIRVMLQNTTLKDLAEKGKLENLRLTEDGDFEELLRDQ, from the coding sequence ATGTTGTTGTCAAAATCCTGTGTATACGGTTTGCGAGCATCTCTCTATCTGGCTTCAAAAGATGAGGATGAATTTACCCCGATCAAGATAATGAGTGAAAAGCTGGAGATCTCGTTTCACTTTCTCACGAAGATTCTGCAGCAGCTTACGGCCGACGGCCTTTTGGAATCATTTAAAGGACCCAAAGGGGGAGTGAAACTGACCAAGCCGGGGAGTAAAATCGCCCTTATTGATGTAGTATTGGCAATCGACGGGCCCCGCTTGCTCACAGAGTGCGTATTGGGCCTGCCGGGCTGCGGGCTTAAAAATCCCTGTCCGCTTCATGATAAATGGGCGGTAACCCGCGATTCGATCCGGGTAATGCTGCAGAATACAACATTGAAGGATTTGGCTGAGAAAGGAAAGCTGGAAAACCTCCGTCTTACCGAAGACGGAGATTTCGAGGAACTTCTGAGAGACCAATAA
- the nosD gene encoding nitrous oxide reductase family maturation protein NosD — translation MSAAQTAELPESENRLEALIQQADSGSTIRIGPGTYNVRELLIEKAVTIDGQNSAVLDIGGEGYGLILKGENITLKNFEIKNSGSGFMDDFAAILIEESNNILIQNLTLTNNFFGVFIAKSENVEVTGNTIISNADRQTTSGNGIHMWYSKDVEVHQNEITGHRDGIYLEFVEGGTMTGNRVYSNIRYGLHFMYSDHCSYIDNEFRDNVSGVAVMYTRNVVMQRNLFVQNWGANRYGLLLKEINDSVVENNRFESNSVGIYSEASNRVQIEQNNFTENGTAIRMMANGVDNRIVRNNFFGNVFEVSTNSRSNPNHYEGNYWSQYEGYDLDRDGIGDVEYRPVRLFSLFAERQPLSLIMLRSLMAGLLDTAERIFPVLTPKNLTDPKPSMEPVQ, via the coding sequence ATGTCTGCCGCACAAACGGCAGAACTTCCTGAGTCAGAGAACAGGCTTGAAGCGTTGATTCAGCAAGCAGACTCCGGCTCAACCATACGGATAGGGCCTGGAACCTACAATGTTCGGGAACTGCTTATTGAGAAAGCAGTAACGATTGACGGACAAAACAGCGCCGTTCTGGATATCGGAGGAGAAGGTTACGGCCTCATTCTGAAAGGAGAGAACATCACTCTTAAAAATTTTGAAATCAAAAATTCAGGTTCCGGTTTCATGGATGACTTTGCGGCCATTCTTATAGAGGAGAGCAATAACATCCTGATACAAAACCTGACGCTTACGAATAATTTTTTCGGGGTTTTTATAGCCAAAAGTGAAAATGTAGAGGTAACCGGTAATACAATTATTTCGAACGCAGACCGGCAAACCACATCCGGTAATGGTATCCACATGTGGTACAGCAAAGATGTGGAGGTGCATCAGAACGAAATTACCGGCCACCGTGACGGCATCTACCTTGAATTTGTTGAGGGCGGCACAATGACGGGAAACAGAGTGTACAGCAATATCAGATATGGCCTTCATTTTATGTACTCTGACCATTGCAGCTACATCGATAATGAGTTCAGAGACAACGTCTCCGGAGTAGCCGTAATGTACACCAGGAACGTTGTTATGCAGCGTAACCTATTTGTACAAAACTGGGGAGCAAACCGTTACGGGCTTCTGCTAAAGGAGATCAACGACAGCGTGGTTGAAAACAACCGTTTTGAATCCAATTCGGTAGGTATCTACAGTGAAGCTTCCAATCGTGTTCAGATCGAACAAAACAACTTCACGGAAAACGGTACCGCCATCCGAATGATGGCTAATGGAGTGGATAACCGAATCGTCAGGAATAATTTTTTTGGCAATGTGTTTGAAGTATCAACGAACAGTCGTTCAAATCCTAATCACTATGAAGGCAATTACTGGAGCCAGTACGAAGGATACGACCTTGACCGGGACGGTATCGGAGACGTGGAGTACCGGCCGGTTCGCCTGTTTTCACTTTTTGCTGAGCGTCAGCCTCTATCGCTGATTATGCTCAGGAGTTTGATGGCCGGCCTGCTTGATACGGCCGAAAGAATCTTTCCTGTATTAACGCCAAAAAACCTGACTGACCCTAAACCGTCTATGGAGCCTGTTCAATGA
- the hemN gene encoding oxygen-independent coproporphyrinogen III oxidase yields the protein MNTRENSLAALIARYNVPGPRYTSYPTALQFTDRFSRTSFEGLLLERVSRKRKLSLYFHIPFCFSLCWYCGCTKVITRDQDRGDVYLDYLEKEALLVSATLHPDSVVEQIHFGGGTPTFLNPDQLKKLGGIIRRYFQLSDTAEFSVEIDPRRCTRDHIDALALIGMNRASLGVQDTNEDVQKAIHRIQPLEQTAEVTGWLRDAGVTGINYDLIYGLPRQTADTFSQTIDDVVALSPDRFAVYSYAHIPSVMPAQKLLNENEFPSADEKLNMLVHAIQSLPEMGYRFIGMDHFALETDELSRALDEGSLHRNFQGYSTKAELEMIALGMSGISQGEALYYQNEKDLGRYYKALDEGLLPVAKVLRLSEEDKVRKEMIMDIMCRGELIYDDYLNRSDKVLMSIMDGNRDAFEELSRDGLILQTGERILVTDRGRLFLRNVAMLFDGYIHSDMSQSGIRYSKTV from the coding sequence ATGAATACCAGAGAGAATTCTCTTGCGGCGCTGATTGCAAGGTACAATGTGCCGGGGCCCCGCTACACATCCTATCCCACGGCGCTTCAGTTTACGGATCGTTTCAGCCGTACTTCATTTGAGGGCTTGCTGCTGGAAAGGGTATCCCGAAAAAGGAAGCTGTCGCTCTATTTTCATATTCCGTTCTGCTTTTCCCTTTGCTGGTATTGCGGTTGCACTAAGGTCATTACCCGTGACCAGGACCGCGGCGACGTGTATCTGGATTATCTTGAAAAGGAAGCCCTGCTCGTTTCAGCGACCCTTCACCCCGATTCGGTGGTTGAACAGATACACTTCGGCGGTGGTACGCCCACATTCCTGAACCCGGATCAGCTTAAAAAACTGGGGGGAATAATCAGGCGCTATTTCCAGCTTTCTGATACGGCGGAATTCAGCGTCGAGATTGATCCGCGAAGATGTACGCGGGATCATATTGATGCACTGGCCCTGATTGGCATGAACAGGGCATCACTGGGTGTGCAGGACACGAATGAGGATGTGCAAAAAGCAATTCACCGGATACAGCCCCTGGAGCAGACTGCGGAGGTTACCGGCTGGCTGAGGGATGCAGGGGTTACAGGTATAAACTATGATCTGATTTATGGTTTGCCGCGGCAGACGGCGGATACATTCAGCCAGACCATTGATGATGTGGTTGCATTGAGTCCCGATCGTTTTGCGGTGTACAGTTATGCGCATATTCCATCCGTTATGCCTGCGCAGAAACTGCTGAATGAGAATGAGTTTCCATCGGCAGACGAAAAACTCAATATGCTGGTTCATGCCATTCAATCGCTCCCTGAAATGGGGTACAGATTTATAGGAATGGATCACTTTGCGCTGGAAACGGATGAACTGAGCCGTGCACTGGACGAGGGTTCCCTGCACAGAAATTTTCAGGGCTACAGCACCAAGGCCGAGCTGGAGATGATTGCGCTGGGAATGTCGGGGATTTCACAGGGGGAGGCTCTCTATTATCAGAATGAAAAAGATCTCGGGCGCTACTACAAGGCACTTGATGAAGGCCTGCTGCCTGTTGCAAAAGTACTCAGGCTCAGCGAGGAAGATAAAGTCCGTAAAGAGATGATCATGGACATCATGTGCAGGGGAGAACTGATATATGATGATTATCTGAACCGTTCCGACAAAGTTTTGATGTCGATTATGGACGGGAACAGGGATGCGTTTGAAGAGCTTTCACGTGACGGACTCATTCTGCAAACCGGGGAGAGAATACTTGTAACGGATCGGGGCCGGTTGTTTTTACGAAACGTTGCCATGCTTTTCGATGGTTATATACACAGCGACATGTCCCAGTCAGGCATCCGTTATTCAAAAACCGTGTGA
- the argF gene encoding ornithine carbamoyltransferase gives MNHLLTIGDLEPGQIQNILDLSDKLHQSPEPVMQGKNIAFVFEKPSLRTRVGTEAAINHLGGRVIEINPDLIFSSSMAVPFTSRESLKDAMMNVSQWCDAIFARVYNHATLKKLAGYGTIPVVNALCDQHHPMQALADLYTLQQKYGKEQSLVISYVGDANNVAFSLIEIGLKFGHTLKFAGPPEYSWNEGQLEYFSFLAAEHGGTFLQTADPVEAVFESDVIYTDTFISMGEEHLFDEKIKHFQPYQVNGALFSKAKSSTGFMHCLPAHRGVEVTDEVIDHPNSWVYSQAQNRMIVSKGVFATILAGETKEIETKGAFEIPLLRGES, from the coding sequence ATGAACCATTTGTTAACCATAGGCGACCTTGAACCGGGTCAGATACAAAACATACTCGACCTGAGTGATAAATTGCACCAAAGCCCTGAGCCCGTAATGCAAGGAAAAAATATTGCATTCGTCTTCGAAAAGCCGTCCCTCAGAACAAGAGTCGGTACCGAAGCAGCCATAAATCATCTGGGTGGGCGGGTGATTGAAATCAACCCGGATCTCATTTTTTCAAGCAGCATGGCCGTGCCGTTTACAAGCCGGGAATCACTGAAAGATGCCATGATGAATGTCTCTCAGTGGTGCGATGCTATTTTTGCACGGGTCTATAACCATGCCACACTGAAAAAACTTGCAGGATACGGGACGATACCCGTCGTAAATGCACTTTGCGACCAGCATCATCCTATGCAGGCGCTGGCTGACCTTTACACCCTTCAACAGAAATACGGTAAAGAGCAAAGTCTGGTCATAAGCTATGTGGGTGATGCCAACAATGTGGCGTTCTCGCTTATCGAAATCGGATTGAAGTTCGGTCATACGCTCAAATTTGCAGGCCCGCCCGAATATTCATGGAATGAAGGCCAGCTGGAATACTTCTCGTTTCTTGCTGCAGAACACGGGGGTACGTTTTTGCAGACGGCTGATCCCGTTGAAGCAGTCTTTGAATCGGATGTGATCTACACAGACACGTTTATTTCGATGGGTGAAGAGCACTTGTTCGACGAAAAGATAAAGCACTTCCAGCCTTATCAGGTGAACGGGGCGCTTTTTTCTAAAGCAAAAAGCAGTACGGGATTCATGCACTGCCTTCCCGCACACCGGGGGGTGGAAGTGACGGACGAGGTGATCGACCATCCCAATTCGTGGGTGTACAGCCAGGCCCAGAACCGGATGATAGTCTCGAAAGGAGTTTTCGCAACGATTCTGGCGGGGGAGACCAAGGAAATTGAAACAAAAGGAGCATTTGAAATCCCCCTCTTGAGAGGGGAAAGCTAA
- a CDS encoding COX15/CtaA family protein, translating to MEVQTKNSADRKSIQAWYWSGATLVFIILIIGGITRLTGSGLSMTDWEPIMGAIPPLSEADWNEAFDQYKLYPEYYQVNSDMTLGEFKVIFFWEYLHRMLGRLLGLVFLIPFGWFLIRKKLDRKQTSRALVLLGIGTLQGLMGWYMVQSGLVDVPAVSHYRLAAHLFIAFVIFGLCVWFALDLSESRNAALKDTGRLFGWGVLLLVLISLQVVYGAFTAGLHAGHVYNTFPTMFGYWMPPELWISEPLWMNFLQNMVTVQWMHRVIGTLIGLVSIWMLVRAFIVKAGTRVMFHTLAVTAAVLFQYLIGVYTLIYHVPVWLGVFHQGAALLLVGVVVSYIHLLGRGKAQILTD from the coding sequence ATGGAAGTGCAAACAAAAAATTCAGCGGACAGAAAAAGCATACAAGCCTGGTACTGGAGCGGCGCCACTCTGGTTTTTATCATCCTTATTATTGGCGGTATAACCCGCCTTACCGGCTCCGGGCTGTCCATGACAGACTGGGAACCCATCATGGGGGCGATACCACCGCTCAGCGAGGCCGACTGGAACGAAGCGTTCGACCAGTATAAACTCTATCCGGAGTACTACCAGGTGAACAGTGACATGACCCTGGGCGAGTTCAAGGTCATTTTTTTCTGGGAATACCTGCACCGGATGCTGGGAAGGCTGCTGGGCCTCGTTTTCCTGATTCCTTTCGGTTGGTTTCTCATCCGAAAAAAGCTCGACCGCAAACAGACCTCCAGAGCGCTGGTGCTTTTGGGCATTGGAACCCTGCAGGGCCTGATGGGCTGGTACATGGTTCAAAGCGGTCTTGTGGACGTTCCCGCAGTGAGCCACTACAGGCTGGCCGCTCACCTGTTCATCGCTTTTGTCATTTTCGGTCTATGCGTGTGGTTTGCACTCGACCTGAGTGAATCGCGCAATGCCGCTTTAAAAGATACGGGACGACTTTTTGGCTGGGGCGTTTTACTTCTAGTACTGATATCCCTGCAGGTTGTGTACGGAGCATTTACGGCCGGACTGCACGCAGGCCATGTTTACAATACCTTTCCGACTATGTTTGGATACTGGATGCCGCCGGAACTCTGGATATCCGAGCCACTCTGGATGAACTTTCTCCAAAATATGGTTACCGTACAATGGATGCACAGGGTGATTGGTACGCTGATTGGCCTGGTCAGTATCTGGATGCTTGTTCGCGCGTTCATTGTAAAGGCGGGGACGCGAGTGATGTTTCATACGCTGGCCGTGACAGCAGCTGTACTGTTTCAATACCTCATTGGCGTATATACGCTGATTTACCACGTACCTGTCTGGCTTGGTGTTTTCCACCAGGGAGCCGCACTTCTGCTTGTTGGAGTGGTGGTATCCTATATCCACCTGCTTGGGAGAGGAAAAGCGCAGATACTTACCGATTAG
- a CDS encoding ABC transporter permease produces MMSIYLKILRNEFKTLLRAKWVIGYGLIFLLLTDSLFRFAGDGTEVWVSVSNIMLLLIPMISLIYGILYIYQSRDYLELLLTQPVSRSALFWGLYTGISAPLTVAFLVGSILPLAWHGGLTEGTGSPLFLVLGLGSLLTFIFVGLGFVMGLWFYDDKIKGFGFSIIIWLFMAVIYDGLIMVIIFLLGDYPLETGIIAITMLNPMDLARIMILIEFDISALMGYTGAVFNRFFGTAMASVLSVTMLSLWLIVPSWTGLRLFSRKDF; encoded by the coding sequence ATGATGAGTATCTATTTAAAAATATTACGCAATGAATTTAAAACCCTGCTGAGGGCAAAGTGGGTGATTGGCTACGGGCTGATTTTTCTACTTCTTACCGATTCACTTTTTCGTTTCGCCGGCGACGGTACTGAGGTATGGGTAAGCGTCAGTAATATCATGCTGCTGCTCATTCCGATGATCAGTTTGATCTATGGTATTCTCTATATATATCAATCCCGTGATTATCTTGAACTTCTTCTTACGCAGCCGGTTAGCAGGTCAGCACTTTTCTGGGGTTTATACACGGGCATTTCCGCACCTCTTACGGTCGCTTTCCTGGTTGGTTCCATATTACCTCTTGCCTGGCATGGTGGGTTAACTGAAGGCACCGGGTCGCCGCTGTTTCTTGTTTTGGGCCTTGGATCGCTGCTTACCTTTATTTTTGTGGGCTTGGGTTTTGTGATGGGACTCTGGTTTTATGATGATAAAATTAAGGGGTTTGGTTTCTCTATCATTATCTGGCTTTTTATGGCCGTTATTTATGATGGTTTAATTATGGTAATCATTTTTCTTTTGGGAGATTACCCCCTCGAGACAGGAATTATTGCCATCACGATGTTAAACCCGATGGACCTTGCCAGAATTATGATATTAATCGAATTTGATATTTCTGCATTGATGGGATATACGGGAGCCGTATTCAACCGGTTTTTTGGAACGGCGATGGCATCGGTTCTTTCAGTAACGATGCTTTCACTGTGGCTGATTGTGCCCTCATGGACCGGTTTGAGATTGTTTAGCAGGAAAGATTTTTAG
- a CDS encoding nitrous oxide reductase accessory protein NosL, whose protein sequence is MKKSIVLSTLLILLLTACISQDPKEVHLHTDECVYCKMVVSDMQFASQMVSDKGKSYTFDSIECMAAYHYQNPDHAGKSKMYVSDYTRQKQWILIDNANIYHAETIQSPMGLSLFAMPGHVPLPSDIGDAELMNWNVTVNYVVDKWDLQR, encoded by the coding sequence ATGAAAAAAAGTATCGTTCTGTCCACTCTGCTTATTCTGCTGCTTACTGCCTGCATATCCCAGGATCCCAAAGAGGTGCACCTGCACACGGATGAATGTGTGTATTGTAAAATGGTGGTATCTGATATGCAATTTGCATCCCAGATGGTTAGCGATAAAGGAAAATCATACACCTTCGACAGTATCGAGTGCATGGCAGCTTATCACTATCAGAACCCGGATCACGCTGGCAAATCAAAAATGTATGTTTCGGATTACACGCGACAAAAACAGTGGATACTGATCGATAATGCGAATATTTATCATGCAGAAACAATTCAAAGCCCCATGGGCCTCTCGCTCTTTGCAATGCCGGGTCATGTACCTCTGCCTTCAGATATTGGGGATGCAGAATTAATGAACTGGAATGTAACCGTAAATTATGTAGTCGATAAATGGGACTTACAACGATGA